One region of Thiorhodovibrio frisius genomic DNA includes:
- a CDS encoding metallopeptidase TldD-related protein, producing the protein MINARTERQQLEIDARDCFYAIAERLQAEARVDETLFCELEAEQSDFVRLNCNRIRQAGEVRHASLQLRLIEDDRQAEASCDLSGDLAHDFDQARVLLRQLRLRIRHLPPDPHLQFSEEPSRSDRWASEPLADAGAAVEAIMGAAEGLNLVGIWASGEITHGLASSVGHRHWHVSRSFHFDWSCHGADDRAVKGSYAGLQWDATPVRERLASMREELDILARPAKRLLPGRYRAWLAPMAVAELTDMLAWDGFDLKSQRTRQSPLLRLLDGEEHFDPRVCLREVHGADGTGLLPAFTSEGFLRPETLTLIEWGEAGSPLVDARAGKEYGLPVNAASGYPESLAMASGELAADQVLSALGTGLLIGNLWYCNWSDPNYCRVTGMTRFGTYWVENGVIVAPVAPMRFDDSLYSLFGDRLAALGAETQLLLSAQTYGGRSLESTRLPGLLVDGMEFAL; encoded by the coding sequence ATGATCAACGCACGGACAGAACGTCAGCAACTTGAGATCGACGCGCGCGACTGCTTTTATGCAATCGCCGAGCGCCTTCAGGCTGAAGCGCGTGTGGACGAGACCCTATTCTGCGAGCTTGAAGCCGAGCAGTCGGATTTTGTCCGTCTGAACTGCAATCGCATTCGTCAAGCTGGCGAGGTGCGGCACGCGAGCCTCCAACTGCGACTGATTGAGGACGACCGTCAGGCCGAGGCGAGCTGCGATCTCAGTGGCGATCTCGCGCACGATTTTGACCAGGCGCGGGTGTTACTGCGCCAGCTTCGCCTGCGGATACGCCACCTTCCGCCAGACCCGCACCTTCAGTTCAGCGAGGAGCCCTCGCGCAGTGACCGTTGGGCCTCGGAACCTCTGGCCGATGCCGGTGCGGCGGTGGAAGCCATCATGGGAGCGGCCGAAGGGCTTAACTTGGTCGGCATCTGGGCGAGTGGCGAGATCACCCACGGCCTGGCCAGCTCGGTGGGCCATCGCCACTGGCATGTGAGCCGCAGCTTCCATTTTGACTGGAGCTGCCATGGCGCCGATGACCGTGCGGTCAAAGGCTCGTATGCTGGACTGCAATGGGATGCTACGCCGGTGCGCGAGCGACTGGCGTCCATGCGCGAGGAACTCGACATTCTGGCGCGTCCGGCCAAGCGCCTGCTGCCCGGGCGTTATCGTGCCTGGCTCGCACCCATGGCGGTGGCCGAGCTGACCGACATGCTCGCCTGGGATGGCTTCGACCTGAAAAGCCAGCGTACGCGCCAGAGTCCACTGCTGCGCCTGCTCGACGGCGAGGAGCACTTCGACCCGCGTGTCTGCCTGCGCGAAGTCCATGGAGCGGACGGCACCGGCCTATTGCCAGCCTTCACCAGTGAGGGCTTCCTGCGTCCTGAAACCCTGACGCTGATCGAGTGGGGCGAGGCTGGTTCACCGCTGGTGGATGCGCGCGCCGGCAAGGAATATGGCCTGCCGGTGAATGCCGCCAGTGGCTACCCGGAATCCCTGGCCATGGCCTCCGGCGAACTGGCGGCCGATCAAGTGCTCAGTGCGCTCGGCACCGGGCTACTGATTGGCAATCTCTGGTACTGCAACTGGTCCGACCCCAATTACTGCCGGGTAACTGGCATGACTCGCTTTGGCACCTATTGGGTGGAGAATGGTGTGATTGTCGCGCCGGTTGCGCCCATGCGCTTTGATGACAGTCTTTATAGTCTTTTCGGTGATCGCCTCGCGGCCCTTGGCGCCGAGACGCAACTGCTGCTCTCGGCCCAGACCTACGGCGGGCGGTCGCTCGAAAGCACCAGGCTGCCGGGGCTGCTGGTTGACGGGATGGAGTTCGCGCTCTGA
- a CDS encoding Maf family protein, which translates to MQPMLVLASASPRRRELIAQLGLNSHCLSADVDETPATGESPNRHVLRLAMAKAQAVAERLEQADAPSNQKQSRLILAADTLVMIDDDILGKPVDAADAARMIQRLSGRWHEVITGVALLGCQRQSVTVMTRVLFRTIEPWEAAAYWASGEPSDKAGGYGIQGRGALFVERIDGSYSNVVGLPLFETGSLLAAEGLTPWGPRLQEASP; encoded by the coding sequence ATGCAACCAATGCTGGTTCTGGCATCCGCGTCGCCACGGCGGCGGGAGCTGATCGCGCAGTTGGGATTGAATTCTCATTGCCTGAGTGCGGATGTGGACGAAACGCCCGCGACTGGCGAGTCGCCCAACCGCCATGTCTTGCGCTTGGCGATGGCGAAGGCGCAGGCCGTCGCTGAGCGGCTTGAGCAGGCTGATGCCCCCTCGAATCAGAAACAATCGCGGTTAATTCTGGCTGCGGATACCCTGGTGATGATCGATGACGACATCCTCGGCAAGCCAGTGGACGCAGCTGACGCGGCGCGCATGATCCAACGCCTATCCGGGCGCTGGCATGAGGTCATCACCGGGGTCGCCCTCTTGGGCTGCCAACGCCAGAGCGTCACTGTGATGACCCGAGTGCTGTTTCGCACCATCGAACCCTGGGAGGCTGCCGCCTACTGGGCTAGCGGTGAGCCAAGTGACAAAGCGGGTGGCTACGGCATTCAGGGACGCGGAGCCCTCTTTGTCGAGCGCATCGATGGAAGCTATTCCAACGTGGTGGGTCTGCCATTGTTCGAGACCGGGAGTTTGCTGGCCGCAGAGGGGCTGACGCCCTGGGGCCCGCGTTTGCAAGAGGCATCCCCATGA
- a CDS encoding TldD/PmbA family protein has translation MSASSTHLSQSHGTSPTADPKDRLMAVAADFAAVAPACDYWSLRLVSEHWDRLEVRQDVLEPTNLGYTLGAMVTVVARGGLGYAATNDLSRPGLRAAGRCARGWALRHAAHGLFDSSLYPRSGLQADYISPVAQPWGEVPLTDKLDLLHQANQALAIDARILDWSAWLGWNGVDQLLVSSAGASVFQHLEYLHSGLLAVANAGAQTQRRRGGGADWPGQGGMERLDATGFLEQAPQVAEDALALLEAPECPVETLDLVLMPSQMALQIHESIGHPLELDRILGDERNYAGTSFVTPEMFGQYRYGSELLNVTFDPRLPGELASTIADDEGTLAQCEYLIRDGILERPLGGALSQARSGLPGTANARASGWDRPPIDRMGNINLEPGSASLAQLIAGVERGVLMETNRSWSIDDSRNKFQFGCELGRLILDGELRGLVRNPGYRGRSAAFWRSLDGVGDGDSRQVRGVCNCGKGEPNQAIYVGHASPPCRFRQVEVFGGGA, from the coding sequence ATGTCCGCATCATCGACACACCTTTCCCAATCTCATGGCACGAGTCCCACCGCTGATCCGAAAGACCGCCTGATGGCGGTTGCGGCCGACTTTGCCGCCGTGGCCCCAGCTTGCGATTATTGGTCGTTGCGGCTGGTATCCGAGCATTGGGATCGGCTTGAAGTGCGTCAAGATGTACTGGAGCCAACGAACCTTGGTTATACACTTGGCGCCATGGTGACAGTGGTCGCGCGTGGGGGCCTGGGCTATGCAGCCACCAACGATCTCAGTCGGCCTGGGCTGCGCGCCGCCGGTCGATGCGCGCGCGGCTGGGCGCTGCGCCACGCGGCCCATGGCCTGTTTGATTCAAGCCTCTATCCGCGCAGCGGCTTGCAGGCCGACTATATTTCCCCGGTGGCGCAACCCTGGGGCGAGGTGCCGCTGACTGACAAGCTGGACTTGCTGCACCAGGCCAACCAGGCCCTGGCCATTGATGCGCGTATTCTCGACTGGTCGGCCTGGCTCGGCTGGAATGGGGTCGATCAACTGTTGGTCAGTAGCGCCGGGGCGAGTGTCTTTCAGCATCTGGAGTATCTGCATTCCGGGTTGCTGGCGGTGGCCAATGCCGGGGCGCAGACTCAGCGCCGCCGTGGCGGAGGTGCCGACTGGCCAGGGCAGGGTGGCATGGAACGCCTTGATGCCACGGGTTTTCTCGAGCAAGCACCGCAGGTTGCCGAGGATGCGCTGGCGCTGCTCGAGGCACCCGAGTGCCCGGTTGAAACCCTCGACCTGGTGCTGATGCCAAGCCAGATGGCGCTGCAGATTCACGAAAGCATCGGCCATCCGCTGGAACTCGACCGCATTCTTGGTGACGAGCGCAACTATGCCGGGACCAGTTTTGTCACCCCCGAGATGTTTGGTCAATATCGCTACGGTTCGGAGTTGCTCAATGTCACCTTCGATCCGCGCTTGCCCGGTGAGCTAGCGAGCACCATCGCCGACGACGAGGGCACACTGGCGCAATGCGAGTATCTGATTCGCGATGGCATTCTGGAACGCCCTCTCGGTGGCGCGCTGTCGCAGGCGCGCTCTGGGCTGCCGGGCACCGCCAACGCCCGTGCCAGCGGCTGGGATCGCCCGCCTATTGACCGCATGGGCAACATCAATCTGGAGCCCGGCAGCGCGAGTCTGGCCCAGCTGATCGCCGGGGTGGAGCGCGGCGTGCTGATGGAGACCAACCGCTCCTGGTCGATTGACGACAGTCGCAACAAGTTTCAGTTTGGCTGTGAGCTTGGTCGGTTGATCCTCGACGGCGAACTGCGCGGACTGGTGAGAAACCCTGGCTACCGTGGCCGGTCGGCGGCCTTTTGGCGCAGTCTCGACGGCGTCGGCGATGGCGATTCGCGACAGGTTCGAGGCGTGTGCAACTGCGGTAAAGGTGAGCCCAATCAAGCGATTTACGTGGGCCATGCTTCACCGCCTTGCCGCTTCCGTCAGGTCGAGGTCTTTGGGGGTGGCGCATGA
- the rlmH gene encoding 23S rRNA (pseudouridine(1915)-N(3))-methyltransferase RlmH, with amino-acid sequence MRIHLLSVGRRMPAWVEQGFGEYAKRLPKECDLRLVEIDPVPRTKSGDRVRAISLEGERLLQALPKGARVIALDVGGQSWSTEALAAELKRWLASGQDVALLVGGADGLSSKCLARADARWSLSPLTFPHPLVRVILAEQVYRAWTLLQGHPYHRG; translated from the coding sequence GTGCGTATTCATCTGCTGAGTGTCGGGCGCCGCATGCCGGCTTGGGTTGAACAAGGCTTTGGCGAATACGCCAAACGTTTGCCAAAAGAGTGCGACCTGCGCTTGGTCGAGATCGATCCGGTGCCGCGCACCAAGAGTGGAGATCGCGTCCGCGCAATCTCCCTGGAAGGTGAGCGACTGCTGCAAGCCCTGCCCAAGGGGGCCCGGGTCATCGCCCTGGATGTTGGCGGCCAAAGCTGGTCAACCGAGGCCTTGGCTGCGGAACTCAAACGCTGGCTGGCATCGGGCCAGGATGTGGCATTGCTGGTCGGGGGAGCCGACGGTTTGTCTTCTAAGTGCCTGGCGCGCGCAGATGCACGCTGGTCCCTGTCGCCGCTCACCTTTCCCCATCCGCTGGTGCGGGTGATCCTAGCCGAACAAGTCTACCGTGCCTGGACGCTGCTCCAGGGCCATCCTTACCACCGAGGCTGA
- a CDS encoding YhdP family protein: protein MKRVALAAFWHTRRLVILAVLGLAVVLLLARALVPFAEGLRGELATHLDELLGMRVEVGALTVRFEGWSPHLTLTDVTLRGRLSDQAEFSARELVLDLNLFATWGARKLRIEGLTLVGAELELRRDIEGGFSISGLQALGGGDDPGGLTFFLREGHFALTDSRLYWTDTFSGSPTIAVDIAKFLVVNRDEQHLLRLDAWLAADPRTRLSARGHLRGAAQDLSGWAGELYTRLDSQQDLLSQLQQQLSGGVALSLSGLRLEIWSRIDAGRLVAVLAKLRADALSANRVATADQASRATPAPAAAPAPALTLDGLSALVQWSREGATTHLRVADLRAHGLGTHPLSIGLSLSPVAATSVPATDTTQATSAGKVPAADEQASGARGSRRLSGGLGEAELSVLQQLARLTMPELMAKLPPNLVQQPLAGRLERLVFALDLPAEEFTPTDWRIKAELDGLGVEQVQGWPGGRGLQLEVDAEPERGFARIGMREGTLDLRPRLAEPLAVDRLDAQLGWRIEPSGELRLRVPDARLRTSDLGAELAAEVRLHSSASPDVDLHLQLRDADASAVGRYLPVRVLDPPLVAWLNRAVRGGRVTEGDFLLRGRLADFPFDEHQGRFVMDLQISDGTLDYSAPRPGVKPRPRWPALEGLNAEVRIVNRRLDISVDGGRFLDSALLGGSANIPNLWKPERIFIKARGQGPFADGRRVLLETPLEAQLGRLARAFEVDGKLGIALELGVPFRRGAEVDYQGELEWRSEASARLDLGEGREPIALRDIQGQLGFSNRGVEAQNIQARLGEQTISVDVKTQQPDAGQGAALTRVEARGQAPLQSLVESFPSPIWDLVAGDPDWQLAVSLSNQDFSSTSAPINLQLSSNLKGVSLKLPAPLGKGAQAEMPLRLSAQLVGQGLQRPALQLGPLKARLALRQAQGQPPRLRAVAVALNAEPPAPPQSREISLSGRLASLKLGPWIDWWKAHRTQFGQGREALPVRSSGIEIGRLNLGVLEFRDLTAKLAPRADGGTEVRFNARDNTGVIGLPPVGSAAPLRVELEHWRLESPDSVGLADAPVAQARPAGAGIDPRRLGPIDIRVERLAWNQTPLGRFRVRLRPNGAGVDFQELQLTGALINAQGQGSWQSDLAGGFRTAASVQMNSPNAGELLRRLGLYQGLDGSKAQISADLEWPGDPAAFGLARARGAVEVDFKAGRLLEVEPGVGRMLGFLNVAAIQRRLSLDFRDVVDEGFSFDQAKGRFVVADGLARIERFTLLSSTADIGISGTTNLVKETLEQTVTVTPKIGSGLALASALAGGPLVGAAVLLADKVTGGAVNRLTQYQYRITGPWREPKVEKLGLTVNDRIEQAGSATSSATGVRSAPTGDVPPGNARTGNAASRDALTRDVPTRDVPTRDVPTRDVPTRDAPTGTSPTPRSSRSEQPARRQPENLFLENF from the coding sequence ATGAAGCGCGTAGCACTCGCGGCTTTCTGGCATACGCGGCGGCTCGTCATCCTGGCCGTGCTCGGGCTCGCCGTGGTGCTGCTTCTCGCCCGTGCCCTGGTGCCTTTCGCCGAGGGTCTGCGTGGTGAGCTGGCCACCCATCTGGACGAGCTGCTGGGCATGCGGGTCGAGGTTGGAGCGCTCACAGTGCGCTTTGAGGGCTGGTCGCCGCATCTGACGCTCACCGATGTGACGCTGCGAGGCCGCCTGAGCGACCAGGCCGAATTCAGCGCGCGCGAACTGGTGCTCGATCTGAATCTGTTCGCGACCTGGGGTGCGCGAAAATTGCGTATCGAGGGGCTGACGCTGGTTGGCGCTGAACTCGAGTTGCGCCGCGACATCGAAGGTGGCTTTTCAATCAGCGGCCTGCAAGCGCTTGGGGGCGGCGATGATCCGGGGGGGCTGACGTTTTTCCTGCGCGAAGGGCATTTCGCCCTGACCGATAGCCGGCTGTACTGGACGGACACCTTTTCTGGATCGCCGACCATCGCCGTTGATATCGCCAAGTTCTTGGTAGTCAATCGCGATGAGCAGCACCTGTTGCGGCTCGATGCCTGGCTGGCCGCCGATCCCCGTACCCGTCTCAGTGCGCGCGGACATCTGCGCGGCGCGGCCCAGGACCTCAGCGGCTGGGCCGGTGAGCTCTACACCCGGCTCGACAGCCAGCAGGATCTGTTGTCGCAACTGCAACAGCAACTCTCGGGTGGTGTCGCGCTCAGTCTGTCAGGTCTGCGGCTGGAAATCTGGTCGCGGATCGATGCCGGGCGCCTAGTGGCCGTGCTGGCAAAATTGCGTGCGGATGCCCTGAGTGCCAACCGGGTGGCGACTGCTGATCAGGCATCTCGCGCCACGCCGGCACCGGCAGCGGCACCGGCTCCGGCCTTGACGCTGGACGGGCTGAGCGCTCTGGTCCAGTGGTCGCGCGAGGGGGCGACAACCCATCTGCGAGTGGCTGATCTGCGCGCGCATGGGCTGGGAACGCATCCGCTTTCCATCGGTCTGTCGTTGTCGCCCGTTGCGGCGACATCGGTGCCTGCCACCGATACCACGCAAGCCACCAGTGCAGGGAAAGTGCCCGCAGCGGATGAACAAGCCAGCGGCGCGCGAGGCTCCAGGCGGTTGTCGGGTGGGCTTGGTGAAGCTGAGCTCTCCGTTCTGCAACAGCTCGCGCGCCTGACGATGCCTGAGCTGATGGCCAAACTCCCGCCCAATCTGGTGCAACAGCCGCTCGCCGGGCGCCTTGAGCGCCTAGTCTTCGCGCTGGATCTGCCTGCGGAGGAATTCACCCCGACCGATTGGCGCATTAAAGCCGAACTCGATGGACTTGGGGTGGAACAAGTCCAGGGCTGGCCCGGAGGGCGCGGCCTGCAGCTTGAAGTTGATGCCGAGCCTGAGCGTGGTTTCGCCCGCATCGGCATGCGTGAGGGGACTTTAGACCTGCGTCCGCGACTGGCGGAACCTCTCGCGGTTGATCGCCTGGACGCACAGCTTGGCTGGCGCATTGAGCCATCCGGTGAGCTGCGCCTGCGGGTGCCGGATGCGCGCTTGCGCACGTCAGACCTGGGTGCCGAGCTTGCCGCCGAGGTGCGCCTGCACAGCTCGGCGAGTCCCGATGTCGATCTGCATCTACAGTTGCGCGATGCGGATGCCAGCGCTGTCGGCCGTTATCTGCCAGTGCGGGTGCTGGACCCGCCGCTGGTGGCCTGGCTCAATCGCGCCGTGCGCGGTGGGCGTGTGACCGAGGGCGATTTTCTGCTGCGCGGGCGACTGGCGGATTTTCCCTTCGACGAGCATCAGGGACGCTTTGTGATGGACTTGCAGATCAGCGACGGCACTCTGGATTATTCCGCGCCGCGCCCGGGTGTCAAGCCACGCCCGCGCTGGCCGGCGCTGGAGGGTCTGAATGCCGAGGTGCGCATTGTCAACCGGCGCCTGGACATCAGCGTCGATGGCGGTCGTTTCCTCGACAGCGCCTTGCTTGGCGGCTCAGCCAATATTCCCAACCTCTGGAAACCGGAGCGAATTTTCATCAAAGCGCGCGGGCAGGGGCCCTTCGCCGATGGTCGTCGGGTGCTGCTTGAGACCCCACTTGAGGCTCAGCTCGGGCGTCTGGCGCGCGCCTTCGAGGTGGACGGCAAGCTCGGCATCGCGCTCGAACTCGGGGTGCCTTTTCGGCGCGGCGCCGAGGTTGACTACCAGGGCGAGCTCGAGTGGCGATCAGAGGCCAGCGCGCGCCTCGACTTAGGCGAGGGGCGCGAGCCGATTGCCTTGCGCGACATCCAGGGGCAGCTTGGCTTTTCCAATCGCGGTGTCGAAGCGCAAAACATACAGGCACGGCTGGGCGAACAGACCATCTCGGTGGATGTAAAAACGCAGCAGCCCGATGCTGGGCAGGGGGCGGCGCTCACTCGGGTTGAGGCGCGCGGGCAGGCACCCTTGCAAAGCCTGGTGGAGAGCTTCCCCAGCCCGATCTGGGATCTGGTGGCGGGCGATCCAGACTGGCAGCTCGCGGTCAGTCTGTCGAATCAGGATTTTTCCAGCACCAGTGCGCCGATTAATCTGCAACTCAGCTCCAACCTCAAGGGTGTGAGTCTGAAACTGCCAGCCCCCCTTGGCAAGGGCGCCCAGGCAGAGATGCCATTGCGTCTGAGCGCCCAACTCGTCGGACAAGGCTTGCAGCGCCCCGCACTGCAACTGGGGCCGCTCAAGGCGCGGCTGGCACTTCGCCAGGCGCAGGGGCAGCCGCCACGGTTGCGCGCGGTGGCCGTCGCCTTGAATGCCGAGCCACCGGCGCCACCGCAGTCGCGCGAGATCAGCCTTAGCGGGCGTTTGGCTTCGTTGAAATTAGGGCCCTGGATCGACTGGTGGAAAGCGCATCGCACCCAATTCGGGCAGGGCCGAGAGGCGCTGCCAGTGCGCTCCAGCGGCATCGAGATTGGACGCTTGAATCTGGGCGTGCTTGAGTTTCGCGATCTGACCGCCAAACTCGCGCCGCGCGCCGACGGCGGCACTGAGGTGCGCTTCAACGCACGCGACAACACCGGTGTCATTGGTCTGCCGCCGGTTGGCTCCGCTGCGCCGCTGCGGGTCGAACTGGAGCACTGGCGGCTTGAGAGTCCGGATTCTGTGGGGCTGGCCGATGCACCTGTCGCACAAGCCAGACCGGCAGGTGCGGGTATCGATCCGCGTCGGCTCGGGCCGATTGACATCCGCGTGGAGCGGCTCGCGTGGAATCAAACTCCACTCGGCCGGTTTCGGGTTCGCCTGCGGCCCAATGGTGCGGGAGTGGACTTTCAGGAGCTGCAACTGACCGGTGCCTTGATCAATGCCCAGGGGCAAGGAAGCTGGCAGAGCGATCTGGCCGGTGGGTTTCGCACTGCGGCCAGTGTGCAAATGAACAGCCCCAATGCCGGGGAATTACTGCGCAGGCTCGGGTTGTATCAGGGGCTTGATGGCAGCAAAGCGCAGATCAGCGCCGATCTCGAGTGGCCCGGTGACCCGGCGGCCTTCGGGCTGGCGCGCGCACGCGGTGCGGTGGAGGTCGATTTCAAAGCTGGTCGTCTGCTGGAAGTGGAGCCAGGCGTGGGGCGCATGCTCGGCTTTCTAAACGTCGCCGCGATTCAACGGCGTCTGAGTCTGGATTTTCGTGATGTGGTGGATGAAGGCTTCAGTTTTGACCAGGCCAAGGGGCGCTTTGTGGTGGCTGATGGCCTGGCACGCATTGAGCGTTTTACACTGCTGTCGTCGACTGCGGATATCGGAATTTCCGGCACCACCAATCTGGTCAAGGAGACGCTTGAGCAAACCGTTACGGTCACGCCCAAGATCGGCTCGGGCCTGGCCCTGGCCAGCGCCCTTGCTGGCGGGCCGCTGGTGGGTGCTGCCGTGCTGCTGGCCGATAAGGTCACGGGCGGGGCGGTCAATCGGTTGACGCAGTACCAGTACCGAATCACCGGCCCCTGGCGCGAGCCAAAGGTCGAAAAGCTTGGGTTGACGGTCAATGACAGAATCGAGCAGGCAGGTTCGGCCACCAGTTCTGCGACGGGGGTCAGGTCTGCGCCAACTGGAGATGTGCCACCCGGAAATGCGCGAACCGGAAATGCGGCAAGCAGAGATGCCCTAACCAGAGATGTCCCAACCAGAGATGTCCCAACTAGAGATGTCCCAACTAGAGATGTCCCAACTAGAGATGCACCAACTGGCACGTCGCCCACTCCGCGATCAAGCAGATCGGAGCAACCAGCCCGTCGCCAGCCGGAGAACCTGTTTCTTGAGAATTTCTGA
- a CDS encoding DUF4342 domain-containing protein, with the protein MQHNKSHPNITERVTVAGHDLIGFLKNAIAEGNVRRLVVRKADGTPLLDIPLTAGVAVGGVFTLLAPFLAALGAIAALFSKVQVDVQRNVEPREERSISDD; encoded by the coding sequence ATGCAACACAACAAGTCCCATCCTAACATCACCGAACGCGTCACCGTCGCTGGTCATGACCTGATCGGCTTCCTGAAAAACGCCATCGCCGAGGGGAATGTGCGGCGCCTGGTGGTGCGCAAAGCCGACGGCACGCCGTTGCTGGACATCCCGCTGACCGCCGGCGTCGCCGTCGGTGGTGTTTTTACTCTGCTCGCACCCTTTCTCGCGGCGTTAGGCGCTATCGCCGCATTGTTCAGCAAAGTGCAGGTGGACGTGCAACGCAATGTCGAACCGCGCGAGGAACGCAGCATCTCCGATGACTAA
- the rng gene encoding ribonuclease G — MSEEILINVTPPETRVAVVENGVVQEIMIERSNRCGLVGSVYRGRVCRVLPGMQAAFVDIGLERAAFLHASDIITAEGEPRSENINELVHEGGMIVVQVVKDPLGTKGARLTTSISIASRYLVFMPSLTNTGVSQKIEGEEERKRLREVIQHYVDDNAVSGGFIARTAAETVSDAALCRDMTFLIKLWGNIKERCEADVEVGPVHDDLPLPLRALRDLVTPEVERVRIDSRSTLERARAFGVKYIPEVVERMEYYDGERPLFDLYGVEDEIQKSLHRKVQLKSGGHLVIDQTEAMTTIDVNTGAFVGHRNLEETIFKTNLEAAQAICRQLRLRNLGGIIIIDFIDMTDEEHKRQVLRALEKCLAKDHAKTHITEVSSLGLVEMTRKRTRESLEHVLCEPCPCCGGRGSVKTAESTCYEIFREIMRESRQFEVETLMVLASQDVIDRLLDEESAHLAELEEFIGRPIRLQAEALYTQEQYDVVLV, encoded by the coding sequence ATGAGCGAGGAAATCCTGATCAATGTCACGCCGCCCGAGACCCGGGTGGCCGTGGTGGAAAACGGCGTGGTGCAGGAGATTATGATCGAACGCTCCAACCGCTGCGGTTTGGTTGGCAGTGTCTATCGTGGGCGGGTGTGTCGGGTATTGCCCGGCATGCAGGCGGCCTTTGTCGACATCGGCCTGGAGCGCGCCGCTTTTTTGCATGCCTCGGACATCATCACCGCAGAGGGTGAGCCGCGCAGCGAAAACATCAATGAGCTTGTCCACGAAGGTGGGATGATCGTGGTTCAGGTCGTCAAGGACCCGCTGGGCACCAAGGGCGCACGCCTGACCACGAGTATCTCCATCGCGTCGCGTTACCTGGTGTTTATGCCCAGTCTGACCAACACCGGTGTGTCGCAGAAAATCGAAGGGGAAGAAGAACGCAAACGCTTGCGCGAGGTTATTCAGCACTATGTCGATGACAACGCCGTCAGCGGTGGCTTCATCGCGCGCACCGCAGCCGAGACCGTCAGCGATGCGGCCCTGTGTCGGGATATGACCTTCCTGATCAAGCTGTGGGGTAACATCAAGGAGCGCTGCGAGGCCGATGTTGAGGTGGGGCCGGTGCATGACGATCTGCCGCTGCCGCTGCGCGCGCTGCGCGATCTGGTCACACCCGAGGTCGAGCGGGTGCGCATCGACTCGCGTTCGACCCTGGAGCGGGCGCGCGCTTTTGGCGTCAAATACATTCCGGAAGTCGTCGAGCGCATGGAGTATTACGACGGCGAGCGCCCGCTGTTCGATCTTTATGGCGTCGAGGACGAGATCCAGAAATCCCTGCATCGCAAGGTGCAGCTCAAATCCGGCGGTCATCTGGTCATCGACCAGACCGAAGCCATGACCACCATTGATGTGAACACCGGCGCCTTTGTTGGCCATCGCAATCTCGAGGAGACCATTTTCAAGACCAACCTCGAGGCCGCGCAGGCTATTTGCCGGCAGCTGCGACTGCGCAATCTCGGCGGCATCATTATCATCGACTTCATCGACATGACCGATGAAGAGCACAAGCGCCAGGTGTTGCGTGCGCTTGAGAAATGCCTGGCCAAGGACCATGCCAAGACGCACATCACCGAGGTCTCATCCCTGGGGCTGGTGGAAATGACGCGCAAGCGCACGCGCGAATCCCTCGAACATGTGCTGTGCGAGCCCTGCCCTTGCTGCGGCGGGCGTGGCTCGGTGAAAACCGCCGAAAGCACGTGCTACGAAATTTTCCGCGAGATCATGCGCGAGTCGCGCCAGTTCGAGGTCGAAACCCTGATGGTGCTGGCCTCGCAGGATGTGATCGACCGCCTGCTGGATGAAGAGTCCGCCCACCTTGCCGAGCTGGAGGAATTCATCGGTCGCCCGATCCGTCTCCAGGCCGAGGCGCTCTATACTCAAGAACAGTATGACGTTGTGCTGGTCTAG
- a CDS encoding c-type cytochrome has protein sequence MTYQSSRRLLRFSVLDSRPLLMGVVTILALVMGVTARGVMAAEATADGVYSYCVGCHGKYGVGGEGGRYPRIAGLPQPYIDAQIHAFKAQDRDNKPMIPIFKHVNFNEEVIDLVSAYIASMSVPNLGLWPYEPDPDALAAFDSREGYAAAGKQAYKDQCASCHGAQGQGADSGDAPPLVAQYPAYLAKQIRDFATGERKHAHSADCGAPDAATADAIINHLVELGR, from the coding sequence ATGACCTACCAGTCTAGTCGGCGTCTGCTGCGATTCTCGGTTCTTGACTCAAGGCCGTTGCTTATGGGGGTGGTCACCATTCTGGCTTTGGTAATGGGTGTCACGGCACGCGGCGTGATGGCTGCTGAAGCGACAGCTGATGGGGTGTATTCCTATTGCGTTGGCTGTCATGGAAAATATGGTGTTGGTGGCGAGGGTGGACGTTACCCGCGTATTGCCGGGCTACCCCAGCCGTACATTGATGCGCAGATTCATGCCTTTAAGGCACAGGATCGCGACAACAAGCCCATGATTCCCATCTTTAAGCACGTCAATTTCAACGAGGAGGTCATCGACCTGGTCTCGGCATACATCGCCTCCATGTCGGTGCCGAATCTGGGGCTCTGGCCCTATGAGCCCGATCCCGACGCCCTGGCGGCGTTCGATTCGCGCGAAGGCTATGCGGCTGCTGGGAAGCAGGCATACAAGGACCAATGTGCCAGCTGCCATGGCGCGCAAGGGCAGGGGGCGGATAGCGGGGATGCGCCGCCGCTGGTTGCGCAGTATCCGGCCTATCTGGCCAAGCAGATCCGGGATTTCGCCACCGGCGAGCGCAAGCATGCGCATAGCGCAGACTGCGGCGCCCCGGACGCGGCCACGGCAGACGCCATCATCAATCACCTGGTCGAACTCGGTCGCTAA